In Coccidioides posadasii str. Silveira chromosome 4, complete sequence, one genomic interval encodes:
- a CDS encoding uncharacterized protein (EggNog:ENOG410PK4H~COG:S~BUSCO:5398at33183), which translates to MSASLNCEERLFEPEMNTDTRSPASTESRASSQAQALSLSLLSQCRALLHELTSFQLYLTGLSRPNLVELRQFKSAVQAELRSLEKLCESANKAAEEDEQAKRAECTETGVVRGDDEDGKSSGGEGDAHLVGAAERKVLHSLRSSNLPFFSTVWKVAKTACTGLVAFNKKFYWQEVKKKKKLERDDYEMENGFPSLELQNGGVEVGIDESEVAELVRLKRNVIVDIVADHGEEWVKVSTITPTRLLFELARQGWELDSDDEEEYRLRNYDSEDDGDDDIVELVKLAVDMKKAAAQTRVRYKHPRIRFILPKVTEGQAPHTDRIIHEIRKAGVTVECGTIPENPLTGGAKQLDPRSLEATFSSLLPSPYPQRTSTLNVDCTLLLALVSDLSHYCNIAHSTHHHRAITRQIELEAEKPLVPSELWPAMGDKDLLCTTEAAQRMREIVDTIGTQAEKTRTKLLMGEMDEHLERQQLISRFQELSDHKVPTDWRIPIRVVESREVIRRGFEDGRLPPVARKIANHLSDINASVFVYGWSTGLMTISSNRTVAKQIETMIEKNRGDDDDLRGPFVWVCDTARSLVGKEKNRKS; encoded by the coding sequence ATGTCGGCTAGTCTAAACTGCGAGGAGCGGTTATTCGAACCCGAAATGAACACGGACACACGATCGCCAGCATCTACCGAGTCGCGCGCCTCAAGTCAAGCACAGGCCCTCTCCTTGTCACTCCTCTCTCAATGCCGCGCCCTTCTCCATGAGTTGACCTCGTTCCAACTCTACCTTACTGGTTTAAGTCGACCCAACCTCGTGGAGCTCCGCCAGTTCAAGTCTGCCGTGCAAGCAGAACTCAGATCGTTGGAGAAACTATGCGAGTCGGCGAACAAGGCAGCGGAGGAGGATGAGCAAGCTAAAAGAGCAGAATGCACCGAGACCGGTGTTGTGCGCGGAGATGATGAGGACGGAAAATCGAGCGGAGGCGAAGGAGATGCGCACCTGGTAGGCGCGGCGGAAAGAAAAGTCCTGCACTCGCTACGCTCGTCGAATTTGCCGTTTTTCAGTACGGTGTGGAAAGTGGCGAAGACGGCGTGTACGGGGTTGGTAGCGTTTAATAAGAAATTCTACTGGCAGGaggtgaagaagaagaaaaagctgGAACGAGACGATTATGAGATGGAAAATGGGTTTCCATCGCTGGAATTGCAGAATGGGGGTGTCGAAGTAGGAATAGACGAAAGTGAGGTCGCAGAACTAGTGCGGTTGAAAAGAAATGTCATTGTGGATATTGTTGCAGACCATGGGGAAGAATGGGTGAAGGTCTCTACAATAACGCCAACTCGATTACTTTTCGAGTTGGCGAGACAAGGTTGGGAATTGGACTCcgatgatgaagaggaatATAGACTACGGAATTATGACAGTGAAGACGATGGCGATGACGATATCGTTGAATTAGTAAAACTGGCAGTTGATATGAAGAAAGCTGCTGCTCAGACTCGCGTCAGATACAAGCACCCTCGAATACGTTTCATCCTTCCCAAGGTGACTGAAGGACAGGCGCCACACACGGACAGGATCATTCATGAAATCCGAAAAGCAGGGGTAACCGTAGAATGCGGTACTATTCCAGAGAATCCGCTGACTGGCGGTGCCAAGCAACTGGACCCAAGATCCCTTGAAGCTACATTTTCGTCACTTCTTCCAAGCCCCTACCCCCAAAGGACGTCGACCTTAAACGTTGATTGCACCTTGCTTCTCGCCCTGGTGTCTGATCTATCGCATTACTGCAATATTGCCCATTCTACACATCATCATCGAGCAATAACTCGACAGATTGAACTCGAAGCAGAAAAGCCACTAGTGCCATCAGAACTATGGCCAGCCATGGGGGACAAAGACCTGCTCTGCACCACCGAAGCCGCCCAACGGATGCGAGAAATAGTGGACACCATAGGAACCCAGGCCGAAAAGACAAGAACAAAGTTGCTAATGGGGGAAATGGATGAACATTTGGAAAGGCAACAGTTAATTTCCCGATTCCAGGAATTGTCTGATCATAAAGTTCCAACGGATTGGAGAATCCCGATCAGAGTAGTAGAGTCTCGGGAGGTGATCCGTCGCGGCTTTGAAGATGGACGGCTCCCGCCTGTAGCTCGCAAAATCGCGAACCACCTCAGTGATATAAACGCCAGCGTGTTTGTATATGGATGGTCCACCGGATTGATGACAATATCAAGCAACCGAACTGTGGCAA